A single region of the Salvia splendens isolate huo1 chromosome 18, SspV2, whole genome shotgun sequence genome encodes:
- the LOC121776707 gene encoding egg cell-secreted protein 1.2-like, producing the protein MAFKLAFFLISLILIIPHLESREFPELEEAGGLDCWTALYKIRSCSNEIVAYFATGAIDITPPCCEAIALITHQCWPAVLGVLGYGQDQADVLRGYCDASDSYTAVPGPAPGPLGLSFAPVN; encoded by the coding sequence ATGGCCTTCAAACTTGCCTTTTTCTTGATATCTCTCATTCTCATCATCCCTCACTTGGAATCAAGGGAATTTCCCGAGCTCGAAGAGGCCGGTGGCCTCGACTGCTGGACTGCGCTCTACAAGATCCGCTCGTGCTCCAACGAGATCGTGGCTTACTTCGCCACTGGGGCCATTGATATAACTCCACCATGCTGTGAAGCCATAGCCCTCATCACGCATCAATGCTGGCCCGCGGTGTTGGGCGTGCTAGGGTACGGCCAGGACCAGGCCGATGTCTTGAGGGGATATTGTGATGCCAGTGACTCGTACACAGCTGTGCCCGGCCCTGCTCCGGGCCCACTAGGCCTGTCTTTTGCGCCGGTGAACTAG
- the LOC121777447 gene encoding uncharacterized protein LOC121777447 isoform X2, producing the protein MKPIYPRPILTLSILTASSLKPAKIPNIAAYSTSPGHHHQRRQEEESRAVRVSVWWDFENCHVPVNGNAFRVAQSITNAIRANGIKGPIEITAFGDVMQISRTNQEALSATGINLTHVPSVVGGKNSADRSLLVDLMYWVSKNPPPAHLLLISGDRDFAGILHRLRMSNYNILLASPDSAPSVLCSAATIMWHWSSLLKGEDLSGKLFNQPPDGPYNSWYGHYKAPLVDPFAVTELSTCSSAVESSLLASEPKLLPTSEPKLRPIPKSVLNYISRVLNSNPEGISITHLRAELAKSNVDRDLYGYRKFSRFLSAMPHILELHRGDDGNIVVRRVNTKFSDELVLAASEESRTSNGEFEVCTDTKSNNKTNSCDDIVHNSTAGEVPGPKVTAELTNSHEAPKMEKQNDSSVSLKMHNVKMEARAANVHLNKENNKKALLPKRSIQEILADRKVKLKTQPSTNEATPATPTVEVKDLSENNENDMVVRSPAAEYGFFRRMWMKLFGNRDAKHGKALSGKDTDTQKTVMLCQSTEALRPALFSPSSHEAVVDGKVSPSGGAASDTSLHDSSLSWFKFWSSPKVDDNIEVNGEIADHPQVNINQLGENKVENDGEAAHVKVKSKQLELFAKESFWNEMESFIGTSQGSNTFSKSRTRESLAQNLQKQGPMALRSVSISDLLQLIDLLISDKKWLEERDDARYPFRVTHPAGKPVQNKLPSSNGLSHIFSDRQPHVQESKERNSQNLPHTGVPQHIPRASSSKLKTEVLTDCKKLVDEIVKEHPEGFNIGGFRKLFFEKYGYALDLQKLGHEKFATLLKVMPGAVVVSNLILPRAALKNLNLQNAGQVGPVDDSDGDSLITSKQDEESDSWDELGPPDTSGSEKDEMDAKLTDRSRKGTDQRLTFYEPLREDDFSDSEDEMSYTRSEDESKSKMPSESALLDILDSWHGQKQGNAKRDGSTSKNSAINVVESGSNLSTNGSEVSKPTRSLNKSSEKSDDSKVMS; encoded by the exons ATGAAGCCGATTTATCCGAGGCCGATTCTCACCCTCTCCATTCTCACCGCCTCGAGCCTCAAACCGGCCAAAATCCCCAATATTGCGGCGTACTCCACCTCGCCGGGCCACCACCACCAGCGGCGGCAGGAGGAGGAGAGCCGCGCCGTACGGGTCTCGGTCTGGTGGGACTTCGAGAACTGCCATGTTCCGGTGAACGGAAACGCCTTCAGGGTGGCGCAGAGCATTACGAATGCGATTAGGGCTAATGGGATTAAGGGCCCCATTGAGATCACGGCTTTTGGAGATGTAATGCAGATTTCGAGGACTAATCAGGAAGCTCTCTCAGCTACTGGGATTAATCTCACACATGTTCCTTCCG TCGTAGGTGGCAAGAACAGTGCAGATAGATCTCTTCTTGTGGATCTTATGTACTGGGTTTCCAAGAATCCTCCACCCGCACACCTTCTGTTGATATCTGGGGACAGAGACTTTGCAGGCATTTTACATCGGCTTAGGATGAGCAATTACAATATCTTACTGGCTAGTCCCGATAGTGCCCCAAGTGTGCTATGCAGTGCTGCAACTATTATGTGGCATTGGAGTTCTTTGCTCAAGGGAGAGGACCTGTCAGGGAAGCTCTTCAACCAGCCTCCCGATGGCCCATATAATTCTTGGTATGGTCATTACAAGGCTCCTCTTGTGGACCCGTTTGCAGTTACGGAACTGTCCACATGCTCGAGTGCCGTTGAATCATCTCTATTGGCTTCCGAGCCCAAGCTTCTGCCGACTTCAGAGCCAAAGCTTCGACCAATTCCAAAATCAGTACTGAATTATATATCTCGGGTTCTTAACTCGAATCCTGAAGGAATCAGTATCACCCATCTTCGTGCTGAATTAGCTAAGAGTAATGTGGACAGAGACCTTTACGGATATAGAAAGTTCTCTCGTTTTCTTTCAGCAATGCCTCATATTTTGGAGCTTCACAGAGGAGATGATGGGAACATTGTGGTCCGACGTGTCAACACCAAATTTTCTGATGAATTAGTTTTAGCTGCATCTGAGGAATCGAGGACAAGCAATGGAGAGTTTGAAGTTTGCACTGATACTAAAAGTAATAACAAGACAAACTCATGTGACGACATAGTACATAATTCAACAGCTGGTGAAGTTCCAGGTCCTAAAGTGACAGCAGAGTTAACAAATTCGCATGAAGCCCCAAAGATGGAAAAGCAAAATGACTCTTCTGTATCACTAAAGATGCATAATGTTAAAATGGAAGCTCGTGCAGCAAATGTGCATCTGAATAaggaaaacaataaaaaagCATTGCTACCTAAGAGAAGCATACAAGAGATACTAGCAGATAGGAAGGTTAAACTGAAGACTCAACCATCTACAAATGAGGCTACTCCAGCTACTCCAACGGTTGAGGTCAAGGACTTGTCTGAAAATAATGAGAATGACATGGTTGTTCGTAGTCCTGCTGCTGAATATGGATTCTTCAGAAGGATGTGGATGAAGTTGTTTGGGAATAGAGACGCGAAGCATGGCAAAGCATTGAGTGGGAAGGATACTGATACACAGAAAACTGTGATGCTATGTCAATCAACAGAAGCATTACGTCCAGCCTTGTTTTCTCCTTCGAGCCATGAAGCTGTGGTGGATGGAAAAGTTTCTCCGAGTGGTGGCGCCGCCTCTGACACATCCCTTCATGATTCAAGCTTGAGTTGGTTTAAGTTTTGGAGTTCCCCAAAGGTTGATGATAATATCGAAGTAAATGGAGAGATAGCTGATCATCCTCAGGTAAACATTAATCAACTTggtgaaaataaagtagaaaatgatgGTGAAGCAGCTCATGTTAAAGTGAAGTCCAAGCAGCTTGAACTTTTTGCCAAAGAGTCATTTTGGAATGAAATGGAGTCATTCATTGGTACATCCCAAGGTTCAAACACATTTTCCAAGTCAAGGACCAG GGAGAGTTTGGCGCAAAATTTACAAAAACAGGGACCTATGGCTCTGAGATCAGTTTCCATAAGCGATCTTCTGCAACTAATTGACTTGTTGATCTCGGACAAGAAGTGGTTGGAGGAGCGTGACGATGCTAGATATCCTTTCAGAGTTACTCATCCAGCAGGGAAACCTGTACAAAACAAGCTTCCTTCAAGTAACGGGTTGAGTCATATCTTCTCAGACAGACAGCCACATGTACAAGAATCCAAAGAGAGGAACTCTCAAAATCTTCCTCATACTGGAGTTCCACAACATATACCCAGAGCCTCGTCAAGCAAGTTAAAGACTGAGGTATTGACCGATTGCAAGAAGCTTGTTGATGAGATAGTAAAGGAACATCCAGAAGGGTTCAACATTGGTGGCTTTAGGAAACTATTCTTCGAAAAATATGGTTATGCTCTTGACCTCCAGAAGCTTGGCCATGAAAAGTTTGCGACTCTTTTGAAGGTCATGCCTGGGGCAGTGGTGGTGTCCAATTTGATCTTACCACGTGCTGCTCTCAAGAATCTTAACCTTCAAAATGCTGGTCAGGTTGGCCCTGTGGATGATTCGGATGGTGATTCCTTGATTACATCAAAACAAGACGAAGAAAGTGACTCTTGGGATGAACTGGGTCCTCCTGATACTTCAGGCTCCGAAAAAGATGAAATGGATGCAAAACTGACTGACAGAAGTCGAAAGGGAACAGATCAGAGGCTTACATTCTATGAGCCTTTGAGAGAGGATGACTTCTCCGATTCAGAAGACGAGATGTCCTACACTAGGTCAGAAGACGAAAGCAAGTCTAAAATGCCATCAGAAAGTGCCCTGCTTGACATTCTAGATTCGTGGCACGGCCAGAAACAAGGCAATGCCAAGAGGGACGGATCAACGAGCAAGAACAGCGCGATAAAcgttgtggaaagtggttcaaATCTTTCTACAAATGGATCCGAGGTTTCTAAACCCACTC GTAGCTTGAACAAATCCAGTGAGAAGTCTGATGATTCCAAGGTCATGAGCTGA
- the LOC121777447 gene encoding uncharacterized protein LOC121777447 isoform X1: MKPIYPRPILTLSILTASSLKPAKIPNIAAYSTSPGHHHQRRQEEESRAVRVSVWWDFENCHVPVNGNAFRVAQSITNAIRANGIKGPIEITAFGDVMQISRTNQEALSATGINLTHVPSVVGGKNSADRSLLVDLMYWVSKNPPPAHLLLISGDRDFAGILHRLRMSNYNILLASPDSAPSVLCSAATIMWHWSSLLKGEDLSGKLFNQPPDGPYNSWYGHYKAPLVDPFAVTELSTCSSAVESSLLASEPKLLPTSEPKLRPIPKSVLNYISRVLNSNPEGISITHLRAELAKSNVDRDLYGYRKFSRFLSAMPHILELHRGDDGNIVVRRVNTKFSDELVLAASEESRTSNGEFEVCTDTKSNNKTNSCDDIVHNSTAGEVPGPKVTAELTNSHEAPKMEKQNDSSVSLKMHNVKMEARAANVHLNKENNKKALLPKRSIQEILADRKVKLKTQPSTNEATPATPTVEVKDLSENNENDMVVRSPAAEYGFFRRMWMKLFGNRDAKHGKALSGKDTDTQKTVMLCQSTEALRPALFSPSSHEAVVDGKVSPSGGAASDTSLHDSSLSWFKFWSSPKVDDNIEVNGEIADHPQVNINQLGENKVENDGEAAHVKVKSKQLELFAKESFWNEMESFIGTSQGSNTFSKSRTRESLAQNLQKQGPMALRSVSISDLLQLIDLLISDKKWLEERDDARYPFRVTHPAGKPVQNKLPSSNGLSHIFSDRQPHVQESKERNSQNLPHTGVPQHIPRASSSKLKTEVLTDCKKLVDEIVKEHPEGFNIGGFRKLFFEKYGYALDLQKLGHEKFATLLKVMPGAVVVSNLILPRAALKNLNLQNAGQVGPVDDSDGDSLITSKQDEESDSWDELGPPDTSGSEKDEMDAKLTDRSRKGTDQRLTFYEPLREDDFSDSEDEMSYTRSEDESKSKMPSESALLDILDSWHGQKQGNAKRDGSTSKNSAINVVESGSNLSTNGSEVSKPTRKPKSQKSYSFVKEVDGKDKLINGILGSLNKSSEKSDDSKVMS; this comes from the exons ATGAAGCCGATTTATCCGAGGCCGATTCTCACCCTCTCCATTCTCACCGCCTCGAGCCTCAAACCGGCCAAAATCCCCAATATTGCGGCGTACTCCACCTCGCCGGGCCACCACCACCAGCGGCGGCAGGAGGAGGAGAGCCGCGCCGTACGGGTCTCGGTCTGGTGGGACTTCGAGAACTGCCATGTTCCGGTGAACGGAAACGCCTTCAGGGTGGCGCAGAGCATTACGAATGCGATTAGGGCTAATGGGATTAAGGGCCCCATTGAGATCACGGCTTTTGGAGATGTAATGCAGATTTCGAGGACTAATCAGGAAGCTCTCTCAGCTACTGGGATTAATCTCACACATGTTCCTTCCG TCGTAGGTGGCAAGAACAGTGCAGATAGATCTCTTCTTGTGGATCTTATGTACTGGGTTTCCAAGAATCCTCCACCCGCACACCTTCTGTTGATATCTGGGGACAGAGACTTTGCAGGCATTTTACATCGGCTTAGGATGAGCAATTACAATATCTTACTGGCTAGTCCCGATAGTGCCCCAAGTGTGCTATGCAGTGCTGCAACTATTATGTGGCATTGGAGTTCTTTGCTCAAGGGAGAGGACCTGTCAGGGAAGCTCTTCAACCAGCCTCCCGATGGCCCATATAATTCTTGGTATGGTCATTACAAGGCTCCTCTTGTGGACCCGTTTGCAGTTACGGAACTGTCCACATGCTCGAGTGCCGTTGAATCATCTCTATTGGCTTCCGAGCCCAAGCTTCTGCCGACTTCAGAGCCAAAGCTTCGACCAATTCCAAAATCAGTACTGAATTATATATCTCGGGTTCTTAACTCGAATCCTGAAGGAATCAGTATCACCCATCTTCGTGCTGAATTAGCTAAGAGTAATGTGGACAGAGACCTTTACGGATATAGAAAGTTCTCTCGTTTTCTTTCAGCAATGCCTCATATTTTGGAGCTTCACAGAGGAGATGATGGGAACATTGTGGTCCGACGTGTCAACACCAAATTTTCTGATGAATTAGTTTTAGCTGCATCTGAGGAATCGAGGACAAGCAATGGAGAGTTTGAAGTTTGCACTGATACTAAAAGTAATAACAAGACAAACTCATGTGACGACATAGTACATAATTCAACAGCTGGTGAAGTTCCAGGTCCTAAAGTGACAGCAGAGTTAACAAATTCGCATGAAGCCCCAAAGATGGAAAAGCAAAATGACTCTTCTGTATCACTAAAGATGCATAATGTTAAAATGGAAGCTCGTGCAGCAAATGTGCATCTGAATAaggaaaacaataaaaaagCATTGCTACCTAAGAGAAGCATACAAGAGATACTAGCAGATAGGAAGGTTAAACTGAAGACTCAACCATCTACAAATGAGGCTACTCCAGCTACTCCAACGGTTGAGGTCAAGGACTTGTCTGAAAATAATGAGAATGACATGGTTGTTCGTAGTCCTGCTGCTGAATATGGATTCTTCAGAAGGATGTGGATGAAGTTGTTTGGGAATAGAGACGCGAAGCATGGCAAAGCATTGAGTGGGAAGGATACTGATACACAGAAAACTGTGATGCTATGTCAATCAACAGAAGCATTACGTCCAGCCTTGTTTTCTCCTTCGAGCCATGAAGCTGTGGTGGATGGAAAAGTTTCTCCGAGTGGTGGCGCCGCCTCTGACACATCCCTTCATGATTCAAGCTTGAGTTGGTTTAAGTTTTGGAGTTCCCCAAAGGTTGATGATAATATCGAAGTAAATGGAGAGATAGCTGATCATCCTCAGGTAAACATTAATCAACTTggtgaaaataaagtagaaaatgatgGTGAAGCAGCTCATGTTAAAGTGAAGTCCAAGCAGCTTGAACTTTTTGCCAAAGAGTCATTTTGGAATGAAATGGAGTCATTCATTGGTACATCCCAAGGTTCAAACACATTTTCCAAGTCAAGGACCAG GGAGAGTTTGGCGCAAAATTTACAAAAACAGGGACCTATGGCTCTGAGATCAGTTTCCATAAGCGATCTTCTGCAACTAATTGACTTGTTGATCTCGGACAAGAAGTGGTTGGAGGAGCGTGACGATGCTAGATATCCTTTCAGAGTTACTCATCCAGCAGGGAAACCTGTACAAAACAAGCTTCCTTCAAGTAACGGGTTGAGTCATATCTTCTCAGACAGACAGCCACATGTACAAGAATCCAAAGAGAGGAACTCTCAAAATCTTCCTCATACTGGAGTTCCACAACATATACCCAGAGCCTCGTCAAGCAAGTTAAAGACTGAGGTATTGACCGATTGCAAGAAGCTTGTTGATGAGATAGTAAAGGAACATCCAGAAGGGTTCAACATTGGTGGCTTTAGGAAACTATTCTTCGAAAAATATGGTTATGCTCTTGACCTCCAGAAGCTTGGCCATGAAAAGTTTGCGACTCTTTTGAAGGTCATGCCTGGGGCAGTGGTGGTGTCCAATTTGATCTTACCACGTGCTGCTCTCAAGAATCTTAACCTTCAAAATGCTGGTCAGGTTGGCCCTGTGGATGATTCGGATGGTGATTCCTTGATTACATCAAAACAAGACGAAGAAAGTGACTCTTGGGATGAACTGGGTCCTCCTGATACTTCAGGCTCCGAAAAAGATGAAATGGATGCAAAACTGACTGACAGAAGTCGAAAGGGAACAGATCAGAGGCTTACATTCTATGAGCCTTTGAGAGAGGATGACTTCTCCGATTCAGAAGACGAGATGTCCTACACTAGGTCAGAAGACGAAAGCAAGTCTAAAATGCCATCAGAAAGTGCCCTGCTTGACATTCTAGATTCGTGGCACGGCCAGAAACAAGGCAATGCCAAGAGGGACGGATCAACGAGCAAGAACAGCGCGATAAAcgttgtggaaagtggttcaaATCTTTCTACAAATGGATCCGAGGTTTCTAAACCCACTCGTAAGCCCAAATCTCAAAAGAGCTATTCATTTGTTAAAGAAGTTGATGGCAAAGACAAGCTGATTAATGGTATATTAGGTAGCTTGAACAAATCCAGTGAGAAGTCTGATGATTCCAAGGTCATGAGCTGA